A region from the Equus asinus isolate D_3611 breed Donkey chromosome 3, EquAss-T2T_v2, whole genome shotgun sequence genome encodes:
- the TSPAN5 gene encoding tetraspanin-5 isoform X4 encodes MVQFLGIAFLGIGLWAWNEKGVLSNISSITDLGGFDPVWLFLVVGGVMFILGFAGCIGALRENTFLLKFFSVFLGIIFFLELTAGVLAFVFKDWIKDQLYFFINNNIRAYRDDIDLQNLIDFTQEYWQCCGAFGADDWNLNIYFNCTDSNASRERCGVPFSCCTKDPAEDVINTQCGYDARQKPEVDQQIVIYTKGCVPQFEKWLQDNLTIVAGIFIGIALLQIFGICLAQNLVSDIEAVRASW; translated from the exons GGCGTGCTGTCCAACATCTCTTCCATCACGGACCTCGGCGGCTTCGACCCCGTCTGGCTCTTCCTTGTGGTGGGAGGAGTCATGTTCATCCTGGGATTCGCAGGCTGCATCGGAGCTCTTCGGGAAAACACCTTCCTTCTCAAGTTC TTTTCTGTGTTCCTGggaattattttcttcctggagCTCACTGCCGGGGTTCTGGCATTTGTTTTCAAAGACTGGATCAAAGACCAGCTGTATTTCTTTATAAACAACAACATCAGAGCCTACAGGGATGACATTGATTTGCAAAACCTCATAGACTTCACCCAGGAATAC TGGCAGTGCTGTGGGGCTTTTGGAGCTGATGATTGGAACCTAAATATTTACTTCAATTGCACAGATTCCAACGCAAGTCGAGAGCGGTGCGGCGTGCCCTTCTCCTGCTGCACTAAAGACCCCGCG gAAGATGTCATCAACACTCAGTGTGGCTATGATGCCAGGCAAAAACCA GAAGTTGATCAGCAGATTGTAATCTACACGAAAGGCTGTGTGCCCCAGTTTGAGAAGTGGTTGCAGGACAATTTAACCATCGTGGCTGGTATTTTCATAGGCATTGCATTGCTACAG aTTTTCGGGATATGCCTGGCCCAGAACTTGGTTAGTGATATTGAAGCTGTCAGGGCTAGCTGGTAG